The following nucleotide sequence is from Candidatus Binataceae bacterium.
CTACGATCTCTACGCGACACGGCGCCGCGGGCTGACGCCCTAGCATGGCGACGCCGGCGCTTCCCGTGATCGTCTCCGTTCCAGCCCGCGATCCTCCGCGGTCGCCGGTCGAAATCTCGATCGTCGCGCCAATCCATAATGAAGCGCAGGTGCTCGACGAGTTGCTCGCCCGTCTCACGACCGTGCTCGCCGGCCTGCAGATGAGCTACGAAATCGTGTGCGTGGACGACGGTAGCACCGACGCCAGCCTCGCCCTGTTACTCGCGCGGCGCGCCCTGATGCCCGAGCTGCGGGTGGTCAGCCTTTCCCGCAACTTCGGCAAGGACGTCGCGCTCAGCGCTGGACTCGAACATGCGCGCGGCGCCGCGGTGGTGCCGATCGACGCCGACCTGCAGGACCCGCCCGAGCTGATCGCGGCGATGGTCGCGAAGTGGCGCGAGGGCTTCGACGTGGTCTATGCGACCCGCCGCGAGCGCGAGGGCGAGAGTTTTTTAAAGCGCGCCAGCGCGCGTTATTTCTATCGGGTCTTCGATCGCATCTCGGATTTTCCGATGCCGCGTGACACCGGCGATTTCCGCCTGCTCGATCGCCGCGTGGTCGACGTCCTGATCCGCCTGCCCGAGCGCACACGCTTCATGAAGGGGCTCTTCGCCTGGGTCGGCTTTCGCCAGACCGCGGTGATCTTCGACCGCCCGGAGCGCAGTGGCGGCAGCTCGAAGTGGAGTTATTGGCGGCTCTGGAATTTCGCGCTCGACGCGGTGACCTCGTTCAGCTCGATGCCGCTCAAGGTCTGGAGCTACCTCGGCGTCATAATCTCTTTGTTCGCATTTCTCTACGCGCTGTTTCTCGCCGGCCTGAAAATCTTTCGCGGTATCGACGTCCCCGGCTACGCCTCGATCATGGTGGCCGTACTGTTCTTCGGCGGCGTCCAACTCATCTCGCTGGGCATTATCGGCGAGTACCTCGCGCGCACCTACAACGAGGTCAAGGGCCGTCCGCTGTATCTCGTCCGCGAGCGTTGGGGCTTCGAGAACGAAAACCCCAAAACCTGACGACGAAACACTGACCGATGGATCCGAGTCTTTATCCGCGCATGGCGGCCGTCGAAGATGCGCATTGGTGGTTCGCCGCGCGCCGCGCAATTTGCGAGCGTCTCATCGACCGCCTCGCGCTGCCCGCGGCGGCGCAAATCCTCGAACCCGGATGCGGCACGGGCGGCAACTTCCCGATGCTCGCGCGGCGCGGCAAACTTTTCGCCATAGATGCCGACGTCTCGGCCTTGAGCTTTGCCGCTTCGCGCCGCCTCGCCACGCTCGCGCGCGGCACGCTGCCGGACGACATCCCATTCGGCGATACCCGTTTTGATCTGGCGCTAATGACCGACGTGCTGGAGCATCTTGATGATCCGGCCGGCGCCTTGCGGGCCGTACGTGCGCGACTCACGCCTGGCGGCTGGCTCCTGTTGACCGTGCCGGCGCTTCCGCAATTGTGGAGCGAGCACGATCTCACGCATCATCATCGGCGGCGGTATCGCGCGACGGAATTGCGCCAGATGCTAACCGGCGCGGGCTTCAACGTCAGCTACCTGAGCCACTGCAATTTTATCCTGCTGCCGGCGATCGCCGCCGCGCGCTTGCTCGGTAAAGTGATCGCGGGACGCGCGGGCGCCGCGGACGGCCGCCACGATCTCGCGATGCCGCCGGCTATCCTCAATCATGTGCTGTTTCACCTCTACGCCGTGGAGCGTTTCGTCGTCGGCCGCCTGCGTGTTCCGCTTGGCGTCTCGCTGATCGCGCTCGCCCGCGCCTGACGGGCGCCGCCGGCCATCACCACATCGACGAGACCGCATCCAGATGACCAACCGTCCCGGAGCACAGCGGATCGGTGTCGAAGCGGCGGCAGTTTTCCTCGGCGCGTTGTCCATCCTGCTGACGCTCGCGCCGGCCGCGCCCTTCACCAAAGAGCTCGGGGTGTGCGAGTCGGGCGCGGTGCGCGACGTGCTGGCGGGCAACCTCATCCTGCCCCATTTCATTCCGGGTCCGATGGTTCACGTGCCGCCGCTCTATTGGTGGAGCGCCGCCGTCGCCGTCCGCATGCTTGGATGGACGGAGCTGGCCCTGCGGCTGCCGGCGCTGCTTCCCGCGGCGTTGACCTGCGCGATCCTTTATGGCTGGATGCTGAGCCGGCTGAATCGTGAGGCGGCGTTTTGGAGCGCAGCCGCATTATTGCTCTGCCATTTTTTCCTGGACGCGGCGCGGCAGCCGCGCATGGACTCGATGCTTGCGCTCTTCGTCACCGCGGCTGCGATCGCACTCGAGCGCGGGATCGCGACGAGGCGCATCGTATGGATGGGCGCGGCCGCGGTGGCGATCGGCCTTGGCTGCCTCACCAAGGGCATCCTCGGAATTGCGCTGCCCGGCGTCGCCGCCGGATTCTATCTGCTGGTGCGCCGACGTTGGGCCGAGCTGTTCCGCGCCGACTTCATTATCACCTTTGCAGCCGGGCTGGCGATCGGGCTCGTGTGGTACGTCGCGGGCTATGAAATCGCAGGCGCCAAATTCCTACGCTGGCAGATCGGCATGAATCTGGTGAGCCGATTTGTTCCGGCCGAGGCCGGCGGCGCGGACTACTGTGTCCATCCGATCTGGTATTTTGGCCCGCAAATCGTCGCGGGCTTCATTCCCTGGAGCCTGTTGATTCCCGCGCTGGCCGCCGCCATTTGGCCGCGACGTGGCCGCACGATTCCCGAACCGATCATCTACGCTTTATGCTGGTTTGGCGGGGTCTTCATCCTGTTTTCTGCGTCGCGCGGCAAATGCCCGGTCTATATTCTCCCGGCCTTTCCGCCGCTTGCGGCGCTGCTCGGGTGGTTGATTTCGCTGGTCTGCGCGGAAGCTCCGACACCACCCTGGACGACGCCGCTTTTCACCGCGGCGAGCCTCACGATCGGGCTCTGCGCGCTACTCCTGGCGGCGGCCGGCGGTACGGTCTTGATGCGCGGCCTGCCCGACCATCTGCCGATCGTCTTGCATCCCACGGACCAGCGTTATCTCGCGATTTTCGGCGAGCTCGCCGCGGCCCATCATTACGGCGTGCTCAACTGGATCGTGATCACTCTGATCGGCGTGCTGGTGATTGTTCGCGGATCAACGCGGCGTCTTCCAGAGCAGGCGGCCCTCGGCATTTTGCTCATCGCACTCGCCGGAGCGCGCTTCTGGTTCGGCGTCATGACGCCGGCGCTGGCCGCACGCGAGACGCTCGCGCCGTTTACCCGCGAGATTATGGACCTCGTTCCGGCCGGCGCGACAATCGGCCATATCGGGATCGAAGACTGCGATCTCTATTTCTATTCGCCGCGCCCGATTACGCCGGTGTTCCACTTCCGTTGCGGCGCCGCGGGAGCTTTTCCGCCGTATCTCGTGATTCGGCGCAAGCGCTTCGATGCGCTGCCTGAATCCGATCGCGCCTGCCTGACCCCAATCCTCACTTCAGATCCGGTCGACAGCAACGGACCGCGCCTGCTCGTCGAGCAGAAACCCTAGCCTATATGTTCGTTGCGAGCCGCCGGCCGGGAAAGTTGCGCGACGTAGTACTGCGTCCACAGCGCAAAACTCAGCGGTCCCGCACGCAGCCGCTTCTCGAGCCATTCGGCGAGTCGCAGCCCGGGCGGACCGCCGAACTCGGCGATGACTGGAATGTAGAGGCCCGATTTGAAGCGCTCGCGAATTTCCAGGCCCGCGCCCTCAATTGCCGCCGCAACCGCTCGCGCCGTCATCAAGTTGATGTGTCCGGTCTCGAACACCGCCTCGCCGTAAATCTTACGCACCAAATCGATGATGCCCGGCAGGAAGGCGATCCGGCACGCCAGCTCCATCAGGCTGTAGCGCTGCGGGGTCGAGAGAATCAGTATCCCCTGCGGCGCGAGGAGCCGGCGCAGCCCGGCGATTACGCCGCGCGTATCCGGGATATGCTCGATCACTTCGCTGCACAGCACGAGATCGAAATCGCCGGCGGGCAGCCGCGAGGCCGTGATGTCGTCGGTGGTGACGCGCAGATTCGGATAGCGCGCCAGCAGCGGCTGCGCGTGCGCGAGATGGGACTCGTCAAGATCGGTCGCCACCACTTCGCGATAGCTCTCCGCCAACGCCGGGAGATAAACTCCTGCGCCGAAGCCAACCTCGATCGCACGCCCCGGCCGCTCACGCGCGCACTCCCGCAGCTTGGCGATAACCCAGTCGCGCCGCGTGCAATGCAGCCAGCGCCGCGTCGGGTTGCGCGAGTTGTAGAGCGTCTCGAGCAATTCGAGCAACTCGGCCTCCGAGCTGACCGCCCCGGCATTCCCTTGCGCGTTGGATGGTGTCGTCATGGTTGCGGTCCGCTGCGGGATGGAACTCTTCTGGCGCAGCCTGCCGCTCGACGCAAGCGCTGTCGCGCTAAAACCGGGAATCGGGTGGTGCCTGGCGGCGCTGGCGAATGAGCCGATTTCGTCGATTTGCAGACCGCGCGGGCCTTGTTGCCTTCGCGTTGTATGCGGCGCTGGCGCTGATTTTTTTCGGGCGTTCGCTGACCGGCGGGCTCAATAATCTCTATCTCGGTCCGGGCAGCGATGCGTCCTTCCTGATGTGGGCGATGGCGTGGTGGCCCTACGCGATCCGGCATGGCTTGAATCCGTTTCTCTGCCGATTGGTCTGGGCGCCGGCCGGCTTCGATCTCGCATGGTCGGGCGGGATGCCGCTCGCGGCGATCGTTGGCGCGCCGCTCACCGCGTTCGCCGGTCCAGTCGTCGCTTACAACCTCATCGGTCTTGCTGCGCCGGCCTTGGCCGCCTGGTGCGCGTTCATACTTTGCCGCCGACTCACCGGTGCCTGGCTACCATCCGCGCTGGGCGGTTATCTGTTCGGCTTCTCGCCTTATCTGCTGGGGCAGCTAATCGGCGGGCACCTGAATCTGACCTTGGTCTTTCCGGCGCCGCTCATCGCGCTGCTGATATTTCTCGCGATCACCGACGCGATCGCTCCCGTGAAGTTCGTAGCGCTGCTCGCGACGGCCTTGGTGACGCAATTTCTCTGCTCGATCGAGCTGGCCGCGACGGTCGCGATCTTCGGCGCCTTCGGTTTGCTTCTCGGATGGTCGAGCGCCGGCGGGGCCGGCCGCGGCGCGCTCCTGCGCCTCGTGCGACCGCTCGCATGGGCAGCCGCAATGTCGCTAATCATGCTCTACCCATATCTTTATTACCTCGTCTGGCCGGGCATCCCGCACGGCGCGATCAACTCACCCGGCGGCTATTCCGCCGATCTTGCGAACCTGATCGTGCCGACGCGCACCGCCGAATTCGGACGCATACCGTTGTGGCAAAATATCGCCAACCGTTTTCCCGGCAATCTCGGTGAACGGAGCGCCTATCTTGGCCTCCCTCTCCTGATTGTTATTTTTCACTACGGCTTGACGCAACGGCGCGAGCGCACCCCGCGCTGGCTGATCAGTGCGCTCGTCATCGTGACGATTTGCGCACTCGGACCGCGACTACGCGTCGCCGGCTGGAGCGGTTTCGCGATGCCGTGGAAGCTCATGACGCACGTCCCGATCCTTAAGAGCGCGCTGCCCGGCCGCTTCATGAATTATGCGTTTTTGAGCGCGAGCGTGATCGTCGCACTCTGGCTTGCTGATCGCAGGATTTCGCGAGGCTGGCGGGTGGCGGCGGCTGGTTTAGTTCTACTATCGATGCTGCCCAATCTGGACGCCGCAATCTGGACGGCGCGCGCTAATGTCCCGCAGTTATTTTCGCAGCGCGGATATGCAGCGATGCTCAGACGCGATGAGACGGTGGTCGCGCTCCCCTTCGGCATCCGGGGCAACACGATGCTTTGGCAGGCGGAGGCTGGATTCTACTTCCGGATGGCCGGGGGCTACACCGGACTGACCCCGCGCGAGTTTGAACGTTGGCCGATCGTCAACGCCTTCATGACCGCGACGCTGCTTCCCGATGCGTCCGCACAACTCGCCGCCTTCATGACGGCGCATGACGCGAGTGTCGTGGTCGTCGATGACGCCCACCGCGAGCTGTGGAGCTCGATGCTCGCGGCGATCGATCCGGCGCCGCGACATACCGGCGGTATCTGGCTCTATCGCGCGAGCCCCGCCTGGATGGCGCGTTATCGCGGCGTCTCAGCTCTCGCGATGGAGCAGGCCAACGCCGAAGCGCGCTTCGTGGCATTGCTTACGGCCGCTCGCGGCTATCTCGTCGCGGGCAATGATCTCTCCACGCTCACCCCCCTACGCGCGCAGAAGCTGCGCCTGCTGCCGCCGAACTGGGTGACTGATCGCGACGTGCGCACCAATAACGGCCTCTATCTCGGTCCCGGACCCGACGGCAAAATCGCGGTCGGCGTTGTCGGCTCGTATGATGCGTTGCAGCCGCTGATCGAAAAGTATCGAGCCCATGCGTCAAAGATTTTATTTCCTTATCCGAAGGAACTCTCCGGCGCTCCGCAGGGCGACACCTTTATGCGCTTGCTCGTGATGACCTTCGATCGTGACGCACTCGCCGCGGTCACTGCGCCGGCGTTGGTACGCTGATCAATCCGCGCGGTTTGTGCGGCGGCAGCTTTCGCGCTAAGAAGCGACATAACCGGAGGAACGCAAATGTTGAAATTACATGGCACTTCCAAATCGCGCGCAGCGCGCTCGCTTTGGGCAATCGAAGAGATCGGCGTGAAATACGAACACGTCCCGACCGCAGTCCCCATGGCCAAAAGCTCCGAGCACATGAAGCTCAATCCCAACGGCCACATCCCGGTCCTCGAAGACGACGGCCACGTGGTGTGGGAGTCTATGGCGATCAACCTCTACCTGGCCGAGAAGTACGGCAAGGCGCCGCTGTGGCCGTCAACCGCCGAAGGCCACGCCGACGCCATCAAGTGGAGCTTTTTCGCCATGACGGAGATCGAGCCCTCGCTCATGACGATTCTGGTCAATAAACTTTTTATGCCGCCCGACAAGTGCGACAACAAGGCCGTCGAAACCGCTACGACCGCGCTCAAGGCCCCGCTCAAAGTGCTGGACGATCAGCTCAAGGGCCGCGAGTACCTGCTCGGCAACGATTTCACGATCGCTGACCTCAACGTCGCGGCGGTGCTCAGCTTCGCGACGCTGGTGAAGCTCGATATGAGCTCCACGCCGGCCGCGCAGGCCTGGCTGCAGAAGTGCCTCGGCCGCGAGGCGAATCAGCGCGTGCGCAAACTCGCCTAGAAGTTCTCTGACCGCGGACCGCCGCGAGCCCCAATCGTGGCGGTCCGCCTATACTATTTTTCGAGTGTCACCTGCAGCGCGTTGAGATTGCGCGCCATCATATTCCAAAACGCGATCGCGCCCGTGAGATCGATCATGTTCGCCTTGTTGCCGACAATTTTTTCGGCGGCGGCAAAAAGTTCGTCATCGACGCGCGCATTCAGGGTGAGTTCCTCCGCATAGCGCAGAATTACCTTGTCGTCGGACGTAAAGCGCGCGCTCGTCTTGTAGTTTCCAACGTCATCGATCTGTTCCTGGCTCAAGCCGCAGCGCTTGGCGATGTCGATATGCCGGACGAAGCCGTACTCGCAGTTGCAGCGCTTCATCAACATCAGGACGGCGAGTTCTCGCACACGTTTATCGAGCGCCGACTGGTTCATGAAATAGTTCGCGAGCGGGAACACTTTGGCGGCTAAACCGGGGCTGTTGGCCAGCGCTTTCACGACGTTAGGTACAGCGAGTCCAAATTGCGACTCGAAGCCATCGTAGAGCTTTTGCATCTCCGGCGACGCCGCTGCCTTTTCGATATAATTGACTCGTGGCATTGCTTACCCCTCATTCTTAAGGCCGCGCGCCGGCGGCAAAGCTAATAATTCCGTCTTCTGCTTCTTAACGCCGATGCGGCCAAACGTCAAAGCCGTCCCAACCTTTGACGGCGCGACGCGAGCGGGCGTACTCTCACGCGAGCCGGAGCGTTTGCCCGGCGAGAAAAGTTAAAGGCAGGTGATTGCTATGGGCGCTGCAGAAAACAAAGAACTGATCCGCAACATGTTCGCCGAACTGTCCAAGGGCAACGGCGAGGCCTTCCTCGGCGCGATGGCCGATAATGTTCGCTTCACAATCTGCGGGACCACCAAATTTTCCGGCACCTTCAACGGCAAGCAGGAATTCGTCAGCAAGGTTTTGATGCCGCTGTCGGCGCAACTCGAGGGTGGCTTGACCATCACCCCGGATAACTTCATCGCCGAGGGCGATTACGTCGCGATGCAGGGACGGGGCAAGTCCAACACCAAACACGGCGGGACCTACAACAACACCTATTGCCAGGTCTTCAAGATCGCCAACGGCAAGGTCCAGGAAGTCACCGAGTATCTCGATACCGAACTCGTGACCAAGGCTTTCAAATAGCGCGCGCCCGATAAACGCGATGGGCGGCCGATACCTCGGCCGCCCATCGCGCGCAAGTTCAAGATTCCGTAACCTACGCCGCCGCGTGAGTCTGCGTGAAGCGCACCGGCATGTGCTTGATGCCCGCGAGGAAGTTCGAGCGCAAGCGCTCTACCTTTCCCGCCAGCTCAATCTGATCGATCCGCTTGAGCAGCGCCTGCATCATCAGGCGCAACTCGAGCCGCGCCAGATGCGCCCCGGCGCAGAAGTGCTCGCCTTTACCGAAGGCAATATGCTCGTTCGGCGTCCGCGCGATGTCGAAGCGATACGGATCGTTGAAGACTTCCTCGTCGCGGTTAGCCGAAGGAATCCAGAGCGCCACGACGTCGCCTTTGCGGATCCGCTTGCCGCGCAACTCGCTGTCGGCCGTTGCGGTCCGCGCAAAATGCGTGACCGGACTCGACCAGCGCAGAATTTCTTCGATCGCGGTCGGCATCAGCGAGGGATCGCCGAGCAATCGCTGACGCTCGGCCGGATGCTGTATGAGGGCAAGCAGTCCACCGGAGATTGCATTGCGCGTGGTCTCGAGCCCAGCCCCGACGTACAAGAGGCCGTTGTGGGCGAGTTCGCTGTTGGTCAGTTTACGGCCATTAATTTCGGCGTTTCCCAATACAGACAGCAGGTCTTCACCATCGCCGCCGCGCCGCTCAAGCGAGCGCTTGGTGCAGTACTCGCCGATTCTCCGGCTACCCTCGCTGCGGGTCTCGAGTGGCGAGCCCGATTCAACCTGGTACTCGGCATCTTCAAAGCCGGCGACCATGTTGCCCCACTTGAACATCTCGGACCAGTCCTGACGCGGGATGCCCATGATTTCGCAGATGAAAGCCATCGGCAGACGCGCCGCGACTTCCAGCACAAAGTCGCAGGCGCCGCGCTCGATCACCTCGTCGAGAATCTCCCGCACCAACGCTTCGCCCGAGGTTTCGTACTTGCCGACCGCGCGCGGCAGCATCAGACGGTTGAAGGCTCGCCGCATCGCACCATGCAGCGGCGGATCAGTCATCAGCATCATCTGGCGAACGCCCAACATCTCGGGCGTCATCTGCTCCATCTCCGGGCTCGAGGGGATGAACATAATATGTTCCATGGAGAACAGATTGGGCTGGCTAAACACCGTCACGATGTCGTCGTAGCGCGTCACCGACCAGAAGGGCCGCACCAGGCCCTCCGTCCAGTGGACCGGCTCTTCGCGCCGTAGCTGTTGCCAGAGCGGATGCGGATTGTTATCGACGAAAAATCCCGGATCGGTGAGCGCGTTGTCAATCTCGCGATAGTTCACAAACCTATCCCCAATTCGATTCGCTCTATGCCGCGGCGCGATTCTGGTCGATATCCATGAACGTCTAAGTGAACACGAATCGCTTTCCTTGATAAACTATTTACTCAGTAAATAGAGATGTCGAAATTGGAGGGGGCGCTGCGGCCTCCTCCAATCCATCACCCGCTCAACGACCGGCTGCCGCCGAGCTGTAGTTCACCACGGCGTCGCGCTTGCCCGACGCGGGCAGCGCCCGGCTGCCCGGCTTCTGCTCGAAGGGTCCCGGCAGGCCGAGCTCTTTCGCGATCTCGCGCACCGCCGGCATCACCTCTTCACCTAGCAGCTTGAGCGTGTTGCGCCGATCCTGCACGGTCATCGGTCCGTGATGGTACCAGAAGCCCATGATGCCGGGCCGCAGCGTTTCGAGCAGCGTGCGGAGACGCTTGATCACGGTCTTCGGGGTCCCCGCGATGATCAGTCCAAGGTCGCGCGACGACTGGTAGTTCGCCTCGATACTCGCCTTGACCTTTGCGACATCCACCTCGCCCGGCGTGAAGTGCAGGATCTCCGCGCCAGTGCGCGGATCGGTAAACTGCTTGGCCAGCCGCTTGGTCGCCTCTTTCGAGTTATATCCCGGCGGGAACATCCACTCCGGCCGCGCGAAGGCGCCGAAACCGCCGCCGTAGACGAAGCCGCGGCCAAGCTCTTGGGCCTTTTCCTCAGTCTCGGCCACGACGATCGTCTGCAGGTAGCCGAAGTTCTCCGGCCCCGCCTGATACCCGACCCGCGCCGCCGTGTCGGCGTACAGATTCGACATCTCGACCGTCGGCTCGATATTCGTGCATAGCGCGACGTAGGGATACCGATGCTCCGCGCACCAGACCACCGTCTCCGGGCTGATTAGACCGGGAATCCAGATCTGCGGATGCGGTTTCTGGATCGGCAGTTGCCACGGGTTCACGAAGCGGTAGTGATAGTGCTTGCCCTCGTAGCGCCACGGCCCCGGCGTCGTCCAGGCCTTGATTATGAAATCGTGCGCTTCGTTGAAGCGCTCGCGATTGTAGGCCGGGCTGATATTGTTGGCGATCTGCTCGCTACCTGCGCCGCGCACATAGCCCGGCACCAGCCGCCCGCCCGAGATCATGTCGATCATCGCGAGCTCTTCAGCCAGCCGCAGCGGATCGGCGACCGGCAACGGATTGCCCAGCAGCACAATCTTTACCCGCTTGGTGATGCGCGCCAGCACCGCGGCCTCGACGTCCATCACCGAGCCCATGCAGAACGGCGTCTGATGGTGCTCGTTGAGCATCACGCCGTCGAAGCCGAGCTCCTCGGCATAGACGCGCTCGTCGAAGTATTCATTGTAGAGCTGGCCGCCGCGCACCGGATCAAAGGCGGTGTTGGACAGCCCGAAATAGCTGCTGCCGTTGCCGATGATGTCGTCTTCAGGGACGTCGAAGTACGGCCTTTCCGAGAAAGTCATTATGTGCATAACGCTACCCTCCCTGAGGCTTTCCTGATTTCCAGAGCAAAGTCTCGCTCAAATCTTTTCCATTTTCAATCTTTTCGTTACTTCACAAATTTCTCAGCGAACGCGCATTAGCCGCCGAAATAGCTGCGCGGATTATCGACCGTCATGGCGTGAATTTTTTCCTCGCTGACTCCGCCTTTGCGCAGCGCCGGGATGATGTGCTTGCTGATGTGCGCATAGTTCCAGTTGGGCGACGCCTTGATCATCTCCTCCGCCCCTTTGGTCATCCGCCCAAGCCAACAAGCGACCGCGTCGTGCGACAGCATAATCCGATCGTAACCCACCGCGAGCAGGCCAAACAGCGACGCCAGCCGCATCTTGTCCGACGCGATCGGCTCGATCCCGAAACGATCGAAGCCCAGCCACGCGCCGCGATTGAGAATATCGAAGTAATAGCGCATGTCGCCGACACCGCAGGCATGTCCAATCAGCACGCGGTTGAAGTCCACGCCCTCCTCCTGGAAGACGTCGAGGGTCTCGCGGCCAAACGGCGCCAGCTCGTTGTTGTGGCACAGAATCGGCGCACCCGTCGC
It contains:
- a CDS encoding glycosyltransferase family 39 protein, with translation MTNRPGAQRIGVEAAAVFLGALSILLTLAPAAPFTKELGVCESGAVRDVLAGNLILPHFIPGPMVHVPPLYWWSAAVAVRMLGWTELALRLPALLPAALTCAILYGWMLSRLNREAAFWSAAALLLCHFFLDAARQPRMDSMLALFVTAAAIALERGIATRRIVWMGAAAVAIGLGCLTKGILGIALPGVAAGFYLLVRRRWAELFRADFIITFAAGLAIGLVWYVAGYEIAGAKFLRWQIGMNLVSRFVPAEAGGADYCVHPIWYFGPQIVAGFIPWSLLIPALAAAIWPRRGRTIPEPIIYALCWFGGVFILFSASRGKCPVYILPAFPPLAALLGWLISLVCAEAPTPPWTTPLFTAASLTIGLCALLLAAAGGTVLMRGLPDHLPIVLHPTDQRYLAIFGELAAAHHYGVLNWIVITLIGVLVIVRGSTRRLPEQAALGILLIALAGARFWFGVMTPALAARETLAPFTREIMDLVPAGATIGHIGIEDCDLYFYSPRPITPVFHFRCGAAGAFPPYLVIRRKRFDALPESDRACLTPILTSDPVDSNGPRLLVEQKP
- a CDS encoding class I SAM-dependent methyltransferase; amino-acid sequence: MDPSLYPRMAAVEDAHWWFAARRAICERLIDRLALPAAAQILEPGCGTGGNFPMLARRGKLFAIDADVSALSFAASRRLATLARGTLPDDIPFGDTRFDLALMTDVLEHLDDPAGALRAVRARLTPGGWLLLTVPALPQLWSEHDLTHHHRRRYRATELRQMLTGAGFNVSYLSHCNFILLPAIAAARLLGKVIAGRAGAADGRHDLAMPPAILNHVLFHLYAVERFVVGRLRVPLGVSLIALARA
- a CDS encoding class I SAM-dependent methyltransferase: MTTPSNAQGNAGAVSSEAELLELLETLYNSRNPTRRWLHCTRRDWVIAKLRECARERPGRAIEVGFGAGVYLPALAESYREVVATDLDESHLAHAQPLLARYPNLRVTTDDITASRLPAGDFDLVLCSEVIEHIPDTRGVIAGLRRLLAPQGILILSTPQRYSLMELACRIAFLPGIIDLVRKIYGEAVFETGHINLMTARAVAAAIEGAGLEIRERFKSGLYIPVIAEFGGPPGLRLAEWLEKRLRAGPLSFALWTQYYVAQLSRPAARNEHIG
- a CDS encoding nuclear transport factor 2 family protein; protein product: MGAAENKELIRNMFAELSKGNGEAFLGAMADNVRFTICGTTKFSGTFNGKQEFVSKVLMPLSAQLEGGLTITPDNFIAEGDYVAMQGRGKSNTKHGGTYNNTYCQVFKIANGKVQEVTEYLDTELVTKAFK
- a CDS encoding glutathione S-transferase family protein, producing the protein MLKLHGTSKSRAARSLWAIEEIGVKYEHVPTAVPMAKSSEHMKLNPNGHIPVLEDDGHVVWESMAINLYLAEKYGKAPLWPSTAEGHADAIKWSFFAMTEIEPSLMTILVNKLFMPPDKCDNKAVETATTALKAPLKVLDDQLKGREYLLGNDFTIADLNVAAVLSFATLVKLDMSSTPAAQAWLQKCLGREANQRVRKLA
- a CDS encoding carboxymuconolactone decarboxylase family protein, yielding MPRVNYIEKAAASPEMQKLYDGFESQFGLAVPNVVKALANSPGLAAKVFPLANYFMNQSALDKRVRELAVLMLMKRCNCEYGFVRHIDIAKRCGLSQEQIDDVGNYKTSARFTSDDKVILRYAEELTLNARVDDELFAAAEKIVGNKANMIDLTGAIAFWNMMARNLNALQVTLEK
- a CDS encoding LLM class flavin-dependent oxidoreductase; this encodes MHIMTFSERPYFDVPEDDIIGNGSSYFGLSNTAFDPVRGGQLYNEYFDERVYAEELGFDGVMLNEHHQTPFCMGSVMDVEAAVLARITKRVKIVLLGNPLPVADPLRLAEELAMIDMISGGRLVPGYVRGAGSEQIANNISPAYNRERFNEAHDFIIKAWTTPGPWRYEGKHYHYRFVNPWQLPIQKPHPQIWIPGLISPETVVWCAEHRYPYVALCTNIEPTVEMSNLYADTAARVGYQAGPENFGYLQTIVVAETEEKAQELGRGFVYGGGFGAFARPEWMFPPGYNSKEATKRLAKQFTDPRTGAEILHFTPGEVDVAKVKASIEANYQSSRDLGLIIAGTPKTVIKRLRTLLETLRPGIMGFWYHHGPMTVQDRRNTLKLLGEEVMPAVREIAKELGLPGPFEQKPGSRALPASGKRDAVVNYSSAAAGR
- a CDS encoding cytochrome P450 — encoded protein: MNYREIDNALTDPGFFVDNNPHPLWQQLRREEPVHWTEGLVRPFWSVTRYDDIVTVFSQPNLFSMEHIMFIPSSPEMEQMTPEMLGVRQMMLMTDPPLHGAMRRAFNRLMLPRAVGKYETSGEALVREILDEVIERGACDFVLEVAARLPMAFICEIMGIPRQDWSEMFKWGNMVAGFEDAEYQVESGSPLETRSEGSRRIGEYCTKRSLERRGGDGEDLLSVLGNAEINGRKLTNSELAHNGLLYVGAGLETTRNAISGGLLALIQHPAERQRLLGDPSLMPTAIEEILRWSSPVTHFARTATADSELRGKRIRKGDVVALWIPSANRDEEVFNDPYRFDIARTPNEHIAFGKGEHFCAGAHLARLELRLMMQALLKRIDQIELAGKVERLRSNFLAGIKHMPVRFTQTHAAA
- a CDS encoding glycosyltransferase family 2 protein, with product MATPALPVIVSVPARDPPRSPVEISIVAPIHNEAQVLDELLARLTTVLAGLQMSYEIVCVDDGSTDASLALLLARRALMPELRVVSLSRNFGKDVALSAGLEHARGAAVVPIDADLQDPPELIAAMVAKWREGFDVVYATRREREGESFLKRASARYFYRVFDRISDFPMPRDTGDFRLLDRRVVDVLIRLPERTRFMKGLFAWVGFRQTAVIFDRPERSGGSSKWSYWRLWNFALDAVTSFSSMPLKVWSYLGVIISLFAFLYALFLAGLKIFRGIDVPGYASIMVAVLFFGGVQLISLGIIGEYLARTYNEVKGRPLYLVRERWGFENENPKT